A part of Vespertiliibacter pulmonis genomic DNA contains:
- a CDS encoding Na(+)-translocating NADH-quinone reductase subunit A has translation MITIKKGLDLPISGKPEQVIHNGNSVSEVAVLGEEYVGMRPSMKVREGDVVKKGQVLFEDKKNPGVVFTAPASGTIVAINRGEKRILQSVVIKVEGDEQITFSHYKMEDLASLTGEQVKQNLVESGLWTAFRTRPFSKIPALNTEPSSIFVNAMDTNPLAADPMVVLNEYKQDFVNGLTVLSRLFNGEKTIHLCSAQDLNVNVANVKNTTFTGPHPAGLSGTHIHFIDPVNANKQVWYLNYQDVIAIGKLFTTGQLDVERIISLAGPQVKNPRLVRTKLGAKVSGIVANELKDGDNRVISGSVLSGAKATGVHDYLGRYALQVSVIAEGREKEFFGWIAPGTDKFSITRTVLGHFSKKLFNFTSAVNGGHRAMVPIGSYERVVPLDIIPTLLLRDLCAGDSDSAQSLGCLELDEEDLALCTFVCPGKNEYGPLLRQTLDKIEKEG, from the coding sequence ATGATTACAATAAAAAAAGGCTTGGATCTCCCTATTTCGGGAAAACCTGAGCAGGTAATCCATAACGGAAATTCTGTTAGTGAAGTTGCTGTGCTTGGTGAAGAGTATGTGGGAATGCGTCCTTCAATGAAGGTTCGTGAAGGTGATGTAGTCAAAAAAGGCCAGGTTCTTTTTGAAGATAAAAAGAATCCTGGGGTTGTTTTTACTGCACCTGCAAGCGGTACGATTGTTGCGATTAATCGTGGTGAGAAGCGTATTCTTCAGTCAGTTGTTATTAAAGTTGAAGGTGATGAGCAAATTACCTTTAGCCATTATAAAATGGAAGATCTTGCATCTTTAACTGGCGAACAAGTAAAGCAGAATCTTGTGGAATCTGGTTTGTGGACGGCATTTCGTACGCGTCCATTTAGCAAAATACCTGCATTAAATACTGAACCATCATCAATTTTTGTTAATGCAATGGATACGAATCCACTAGCTGCAGATCCAATGGTGGTATTAAATGAATATAAACAAGATTTTGTAAATGGTTTAACTGTATTAAGCCGTTTATTTAATGGTGAAAAAACAATTCATCTTTGTTCAGCACAAGATCTGAATGTTAATGTGGCAAATGTAAAAAATACAACGTTTACTGGTCCACATCCTGCAGGATTAAGTGGTACGCATATTCATTTTATTGATCCTGTAAACGCTAACAAACAAGTTTGGTATTTAAATTACCAAGACGTAATTGCTATTGGTAAGTTGTTTACTACAGGGCAATTAGATGTTGAGAGAATTATTTCTCTTGCAGGTCCTCAAGTGAAAAATCCACGTTTAGTTCGGACTAAATTAGGTGCAAAAGTATCGGGTATTGTCGCTAATGAGTTAAAAGATGGTGATAATCGTGTGATTTCAGGATCTGTGTTAAGTGGTGCGAAAGCTACAGGCGTTCACGATTATTTAGGGCGTTATGCGTTGCAAGTTTCAGTGATTGCGGAAGGTCGTGAAAAAGAATTTTTTGGTTGGATAGCACCAGGTACAGATAAATTTTCTATAACTCGTACTGTATTAGGGCATTTCAGCAAGAAATTATTTAATTTCACTTCGGCAGTCAATGGCGGGCATCGTGCAATGGTACCAATTGGTTCTTATGAGCGTGTTGTACCATTAGATATTATTCCAACCCTATTGTTACGTGATTTATGTGCAGGAGATTCTGATTCAGCACAATCTTTAGGCTGCTTGGAATTGGATGAAGAAGATTTAGCACTTTGTACTTTTGTTTGTCCTGGCAAAAATGAGTATGGTCCTCTTTTGCGTCAAACATTAGATAAGATCGAGAAGGAAGGTTAA
- a CDS encoding NADH:ubiquinone reductase (Na(+)-transporting) subunit B: MGLKHLFEKMEPAFLPGGKYEKWYALFEATYTLFYTPGTVTHKDSHVRDAIDSKRMMIIVWLALFPAMFWGMYNVGSQSILALGMGDFAQNVANNINDNWHFALANTFGVLHQDAGVLAKMLLGAIFFLPIYAIVFIVGGFWEVLFAVIRKHEINEGFFVTSILLALVLPPTVPLWQVALASTFGVVVAKEVFGGVGKNFMNPALAGRAFLFFAYPAQISGDLVWTAADGFSGATALSQWATGGQSALKHVATGDTITWMDAFLGNIPGSIGEVSTLALMIGAAIIVFARIASWRIIAGVMIGMAATATLFNLIGSETNAMFSMPWHWHLVLGGFAIGMFFMATDPVSAAFTNKGKWWYGILIGVMCVIIRVANPAYPEGMMLAILFANLFAPIFDYLVVQGNIKRRKARNG, from the coding sequence ATGGGTTTAAAACATCTTTTCGAAAAAATGGAACCTGCGTTTTTACCTGGGGGAAAATATGAAAAGTGGTATGCATTGTTTGAAGCAACTTATACGCTTTTTTATACACCAGGAACAGTAACCCATAAAGATTCTCATGTTCGTGATGCGATTGACTCAAAACGTATGATGATTATTGTATGGCTTGCATTATTTCCAGCGATGTTTTGGGGAATGTATAATGTGGGATCTCAGTCTATTCTTGCATTGGGAATGGGTGATTTTGCACAAAACGTAGCAAATAATATCAATGATAACTGGCACTTTGCATTGGCAAATACTTTTGGTGTATTACACCAAGATGCGGGTGTTTTGGCAAAAATGTTGCTAGGCGCAATTTTCTTCTTACCAATTTATGCAATAGTATTTATTGTAGGTGGTTTCTGGGAAGTATTATTTGCCGTTATTCGTAAACACGAAATTAATGAAGGTTTCTTTGTTACTTCTATACTTTTAGCCTTAGTGTTACCGCCGACTGTGCCGTTATGGCAGGTTGCTCTTGCTTCAACATTCGGTGTTGTTGTTGCAAAAGAAGTCTTTGGTGGAGTAGGTAAGAACTTTATGAACCCAGCGTTAGCAGGGCGTGCATTCTTATTCTTTGCATATCCAGCACAAATTTCTGGTGATCTTGTTTGGACAGCTGCTGACGGTTTCTCTGGTGCTACGGCACTTTCACAATGGGCAACAGGCGGTCAATCAGCACTAAAACACGTTGCAACAGGCGATACAATCACTTGGATGGATGCATTTTTAGGTAATATTCCAGGCTCTATTGGTGAAGTTTCTACCCTTGCATTAATGATTGGTGCAGCAATTATTGTTTTTGCTCGTATTGCTTCTTGGAGAATTATCGCTGGTGTAATGATTGGTATGGCTGCAACTGCAACCTTATTCAATCTAATCGGTTCAGAAACAAACGCTATGTTCTCTATGCCGTGGCATTGGCATCTTGTTTTAGGCGGTTTTGCTATTGGTATGTTCTTTATGGCAACAGACCCTGTTTCAGCAGCCTTTACCAATAAAGGTAAATGGTGGTATGGTATTTTAATTGGGGTAATGTGTGTGATTATCCGTGTCGCAAACCCAGCATATCCAGAAGGTATGATGTTAGCAATTTTATTTGCGAACTTGTTTGCACCGATTTTCGACTATTTAGTAGTTCAAGGTAATATCAAACGTAGGAAGGCACGCAATGGCTAA
- a CDS encoding NADH:ubiquinone reductase (Na(+)-transporting) subunit D, translated as MAKENLKKLLFGPVIHNNPIALQILGICSALAVTTKLETAIVMGLAVSLVTAFSSFFIALIRNYIPNSIRIIVQMAIIASLVILVDQILRAYAYDLSKQLSVFVGLIITNCIVMGRAEAFAMKSTPVESFVDGIGNGLGYGAMLIVVAFLRELIGSGKLFGITIFQTIQDGGWYQANGLFLLAPSAFFIIGFIIWGLRTWKPEQVEK; from the coding sequence ATGGCTAAAGAAAATCTTAAAAAGTTATTATTTGGACCAGTAATTCATAATAACCCGATTGCTTTACAGATATTAGGTATTTGTTCAGCATTAGCGGTTACCACAAAACTCGAGACTGCAATTGTAATGGGGCTTGCTGTAAGTCTTGTAACGGCATTTTCTAGTTTTTTTATTGCGTTAATTCGTAATTATATTCCAAATAGTATTCGTATTATTGTTCAAATGGCGATCATTGCATCTTTGGTTATTTTAGTTGACCAAATTTTGCGAGCTTATGCTTATGATCTATCAAAACAACTTTCTGTTTTTGTTGGTTTGATTATTACAAACTGTATTGTTATGGGACGAGCGGAAGCCTTTGCAATGAAATCAACGCCTGTTGAAAGCTTCGTTGATGGTATTGGTAATGGTTTAGGCTATGGTGCAATGCTAATTGTTGTTGCATTTTTACGCGAACTAATTGGTTCAGGGAAACTCTTTGGTATTACGATTTTCCAAACTATCCAAGATGGTGGTTGGTACCAAGCAAACGGTTTATTCTTATTAGCACCAAGTGCGTTCTTTATTATTGGCTTCATTATCTGGGGCTTAAGAACGTGGAAACCTGAACAAGTGGAGAAATAG
- a CDS encoding adenosylhomocysteinase gives MYKNFSAELAWAELNMVRTKWAVEKLPDLSHIRLACNMHLDLKMAPLVKGLLDKGAKVFLTTCNPTTVQNDVVDYLVKCGAEAKAWRNMSQENWHESFREAIVWNPTHLCEMGADLTTLIHSEKLQTNVKAGLEATGSGVSRLNGLTPNYPIFNWDDLPVKEGLHNRHMVGLTAWHTFFDTTHLTLHEKTVVVIGYGLVGQGVAHSAKAYGGKVIIAEIDKARALQAEYDGWQVMPLEQAVGLADIIATATGAKNVLSKALLEQAKSGVFILNVGHVAEEVDVAFLKNYPMSEPMPYINAYQIEGKIIYLLADGSMFNLTAGYGDSLNAFDVTLAVMASGIGYIVGAGEQAENGVYLLPKKVWETVL, from the coding sequence ATGTACAAAAACTTTTCTGCTGAACTTGCGTGGGCTGAATTAAATATGGTGAGAACAAAATGGGCTGTTGAAAAATTGCCTGATCTTTCTCATATCCGTTTAGCCTGTAATATGCACTTAGATTTAAAAATGGCACCGCTTGTAAAAGGGCTGTTAGATAAAGGGGCGAAAGTATTTTTAACTACCTGTAATCCAACCACGGTGCAAAATGATGTTGTGGATTATTTGGTAAAATGTGGGGCAGAGGCGAAAGCTTGGAGAAATATGAGCCAAGAGAATTGGCACGAGAGCTTTCGTGAAGCGATAGTGTGGAACCCGACCCATTTATGTGAAATGGGAGCAGATCTTACAACGTTAATTCATTCTGAAAAATTACAAACCAATGTTAAAGCAGGGCTGGAAGCCACAGGGTCTGGAGTGAGTCGGTTGAATGGTTTAACGCCAAATTATCCAATTTTTAACTGGGACGATTTACCAGTTAAAGAGGGGTTGCATAATCGCCATATGGTAGGGCTGACTGCGTGGCATACCTTTTTTGATACTACCCATTTAACCTTACACGAAAAAACAGTCGTAGTAATTGGTTATGGGCTTGTTGGGCAAGGTGTTGCGCATTCCGCTAAAGCCTATGGTGGAAAAGTGATTATTGCTGAAATTGATAAAGCTCGAGCTTTACAAGCAGAATATGATGGTTGGCAGGTAATGCCATTAGAACAAGCGGTCGGTTTAGCTGATATTATTGCAACGGCAACAGGAGCAAAAAATGTACTGTCAAAAGCCTTACTAGAGCAGGCAAAATCGGGGGTATTTATTTTAAATGTTGGACACGTTGCAGAAGAAGTGGATGTGGCATTCTTAAAAAATTATCCAATGTCTGAGCCGATGCCGTATATCAATGCCTATCAAATTGAGGGAAAAATTATTTATTTGTTGGCAGATGGATCAATGTTTAATTTAACGGCAGGCTATGGTGATAGTTTAAATGCATTTGACGTAACTTTAGCCGTAATGGCAAGTGGGATAGGTTATATTGTTGGGGCAGGTGAGCAAGCTGAAAATGGAGTTTATTTATTACCAAAAAAAGTATGGGAAACCGTTTTATAA
- the pflB gene encoding formate C-acetyltransferase — MTQLTKAQLQAWEGFAPGEWQTSVNVRDFIQANYTPYEGDESFLADATEATQQLWAEVMEKIKVENKTHEPYDIDSETPSTITSHGAGYINKTLEKIVGLQTDAPLKRAIMPFGGINMVKGSCNVYNRELSPEIEKIFTEYRKTHNQGVFDVYTPDILRCRKSGIITGLPDAYGRGRIIGDYRRMALYGADFLMQDKLNQFNSLQEKLESGEDIQATIQLREEIAEQHRALGQMKEMAASYGFDISQPAMNAQEAVQWTYFAYLAAVKSQNGAAMSFGRVSTFLDVYIERDLKLGKITEQDAQELMDHLVMKLRMVRFLRTPEYDQLFSGDPMWATESFAGMGLDGRTLVTKNSFRLLHTLYTMGPSPEPNLTILWSENLPESFKHYAAKVSIETSSVQYENDDLMRPDFQSDDYAIACCVSPMVVGKMMQFFGARANLAKTLLYAINGGVDEKSGDQVGPKSEPIMSEYLDYDEVMARLDSFMDWLAKQYVTALNIIHFMHDKYCYEAALMALHDRDVFRTMACGIAGLSVAADSLSAIKYAKVKPVRGDIEIKNKAGEVVGIAKNIAVDFEVEGEYPQFGNNDNRVDDIACDLVERFMKKIQKLGTYRDATPTQSILTITSNVVYGKKTGNTPDGRRSGAPFGPGANPMHGRDQKGAVSSLTSVAKLPFAFAKDGISYTFSIVPNALGKDLEAQKRNLAGLMDGYFHHETDIEGGQHLNVNVMNREMLLDAMENPEKYPQLTIRVSGYAVRFNSLTKEQQQDVITRTFTQSI, encoded by the coding sequence AGCGTTAATGTGCGTGATTTCATTCAAGCAAATTATACGCCTTATGAAGGCGATGAATCTTTCCTTGCAGATGCAACCGAAGCAACTCAACAGCTTTGGGCAGAAGTGATGGAAAAGATTAAGGTCGAAAACAAAACGCACGAACCTTATGATATTGATAGCGAAACACCTTCTACTATTACTTCTCACGGCGCTGGTTATATCAATAAAACCTTAGAAAAAATTGTCGGGTTGCAAACAGATGCTCCGTTAAAACGAGCCATTATGCCATTTGGTGGGATCAATATGGTGAAAGGCTCGTGTAACGTTTATAACCGTGAATTAAGCCCAGAGATTGAAAAAATTTTCACAGAATATCGTAAAACCCACAATCAAGGGGTATTTGATGTTTATACTCCAGATATTTTACGTTGCCGTAAATCAGGAATAATTACAGGTTTGCCTGATGCTTATGGTCGTGGGCGTATTATCGGTGATTATCGCCGTATGGCGCTGTATGGTGCAGATTTCTTAATGCAAGATAAATTAAACCAATTTAATTCCTTGCAGGAGAAATTAGAAAGTGGTGAAGATATTCAAGCGACTATTCAACTGCGTGAAGAAATTGCAGAGCAGCACCGTGCATTAGGGCAAATGAAAGAAATGGCAGCAAGCTATGGCTTTGATATTTCTCAACCCGCAATGAATGCGCAAGAAGCGGTTCAGTGGACTTATTTTGCTTATCTCGCTGCAGTAAAATCGCAAAATGGAGCGGCAATGTCGTTTGGGCGAGTTTCCACCTTCTTAGATGTGTACATTGAGCGTGATTTAAAACTCGGAAAAATTACTGAGCAAGATGCTCAAGAATTGATGGATCATCTTGTAATGAAATTGCGTATGGTTCGTTTCTTACGCACCCCTGAATATGATCAACTTTTCTCTGGCGATCCAATGTGGGCAACGGAAAGTTTTGCAGGTATGGGGTTAGATGGGCGTACGTTAGTAACGAAAAACAGTTTCCGTTTACTGCATACTCTGTACACAATGGGGCCATCACCTGAACCAAATTTAACCATTCTTTGGTCTGAAAATTTACCTGAAAGTTTTAAACATTATGCTGCAAAAGTTTCTATTGAGACATCATCGGTGCAATATGAAAACGATGATTTAATGCGTCCTGATTTCCAAAGTGATGACTATGCAATCGCTTGCTGTGTAAGCCCAATGGTTGTTGGTAAAATGATGCAATTCTTCGGGGCAAGAGCAAACTTAGCTAAAACCTTATTATACGCAATCAATGGTGGTGTAGACGAGAAATCAGGCGATCAAGTTGGTCCTAAATCAGAGCCGATAATGAGCGAATATTTAGATTATGATGAGGTAATGGCTCGCTTAGATAGCTTTATGGATTGGCTGGCAAAACAGTATGTAACGGCATTGAATATTATCCACTTTATGCACGATAAATATTGTTATGAAGCGGCATTGATGGCACTGCACGACCGTGATGTATTCCGCACAATGGCGTGTGGTATTGCAGGACTTTCAGTGGCAGCAGATTCACTTTCTGCGATTAAATACGCTAAAGTTAAACCTGTGCGTGGCGATATTGAAATCAAAAATAAAGCAGGTGAGGTTGTTGGTATCGCAAAAAATATTGCGGTGGATTTTGAGGTTGAAGGGGAATACCCACAATTTGGTAATAACGATAATCGTGTAGATGATATTGCCTGCGATTTAGTTGAACGCTTTATGAAGAAAATCCAAAAATTAGGCACTTACCGTGATGCAACGCCAACGCAATCGATCTTAACGATTACTTCAAATGTGGTCTATGGTAAAAAAACAGGTAATACCCCAGATGGTCGCCGTAGCGGTGCACCATTTGGACCGGGCGCAAACCCAATGCACGGGCGTGATCAAAAAGGGGCAGTATCCTCTTTAACTTCAGTGGCTAAGTTACCATTTGCCTTTGCGAAAGATGGTATTTCTTATACTTTCTCAATCGTACCAAATGCGTTAGGTAAAGATTTAGAGGCACAAAAACGTAACTTAGCAGGGCTAATGGACGGTTATTTCCACCACGAAACGGACATTGAAGGCGGACAGCATTTAAATGTAAATGTAATGAATCGTGAAATGTTGTTAGATGCAATGGAAAACCCTGAAAAATACCCGCAATTAACGATTCGTGTATCAGGCTACGCTGTGCGTTTTAATTCTTTAACTAAAGAGCAACAACAAGATGTCATTACTCGGACGTTTACTCAAAGTATTTAA
- the nfuA gene encoding Fe-S biogenesis protein NfuA: MNITISEAAQKHFRNLLDQQEEGTNIRIFVVNPGMPSAECGVSYCPSNAVEETDTEMKFERFSAFIDDVSLPFLEDAEIDYVTDTMGTQLTMKAPNAKMKKVSDDAPFIERLDYVIQTQINPQLAGHGGRVTLIEVTDDKYAILQFGGGCNGCSMVDVTLKEGIEKQLLSLFPEELVGVKDVTEHQHGEHSYY, from the coding sequence ATGAATATTACTATTTCAGAAGCGGCACAAAAACATTTCCGCAATTTATTAGACCAACAAGAAGAAGGCACAAATATTCGTATTTTTGTCGTTAATCCTGGTATGCCAAGTGCTGAATGCGGCGTATCTTACTGCCCATCAAATGCAGTGGAAGAAACTGATACTGAGATGAAGTTTGAACGTTTTTCTGCATTTATTGATGATGTCAGCTTACCATTTTTAGAAGATGCCGAAATTGACTACGTTACCGATACAATGGGGACCCAGCTAACAATGAAAGCCCCTAATGCGAAGATGAAAAAAGTCTCCGATGATGCCCCATTTATTGAGCGTTTAGATTATGTAATTCAAACCCAAATCAACCCGCAATTAGCAGGACATGGTGGGCGTGTTACCTTAATTGAAGTAACCGATGATAAATATGCAATTCTACAATTTGGCGGTGGTTGCAATGGCTGTTCAATGGTTGATGTAACCTTAAAAGAAGGGATCGAAAAGCAGTTGCTTAGCCTTTTCCCTGAGGAATTAGTGGGCGTAAAAGATGTAACCGAACACCAACACGGAGAACATTCTTATTACTAA
- the pflA gene encoding pyruvate formate lyase 1-activating protein, with translation MSIGRYHSFESAGTVDGPGIRFILFLQGCLMRCKYCHNRDTWDLDDGKEISVEELMKEVVTYKHFMRATGGGVTASGGEAVLQAEFVRDWFKACKAEGISTCLDTNGFVRHYNDVIDEMIDYTDLVLLDLKQLNDEIHQDLIGVPNKRTLAFARYLEKRNQRTWIRYVVVPGYTDDDDSVHRLGKFIEGMRNIEKVELLLYHRLGAHKWETLGYEYELKDVEPPSKESLEHIKGILESYGHTVKY, from the coding sequence ATGTCAATAGGGCGTTATCACTCTTTTGAATCTGCAGGGACGGTTGATGGTCCTGGTATTCGTTTTATTCTTTTTTTACAAGGTTGTTTAATGCGTTGTAAATATTGCCATAATCGAGATACGTGGGATCTTGATGATGGAAAAGAAATCAGCGTAGAAGAATTGATGAAAGAGGTTGTAACTTATAAACATTTTATGCGAGCAACAGGTGGAGGCGTAACTGCATCAGGAGGAGAAGCGGTGTTGCAAGCAGAATTTGTGCGAGATTGGTTTAAAGCCTGTAAAGCTGAGGGGATAAGCACTTGTTTAGATACGAATGGTTTTGTGCGTCATTATAATGACGTCATTGATGAAATGATTGACTATACGGATTTAGTCTTACTAGATTTAAAGCAGCTGAATGATGAAATTCATCAAGATTTGATTGGTGTACCAAATAAGCGTACCTTAGCTTTTGCTCGTTATTTAGAAAAACGTAATCAGAGAACGTGGATTCGTTATGTTGTTGTACCAGGTTATACAGACGATGATGATTCCGTTCATCGTTTGGGAAAATTTATTGAAGGAATGCGGAATATTGAAAAAGTAGAGTTGCTCCTTTACCACCGCTTAGGGGCTCATAAATGGGAAACATTGGGCTATGAGTATGAACTGAAAGACGTTGAACCACCATCAAAAGAGAGTTTGGAGCATATCAAGGGAATTTTAGAAAGCTACGGACATACGGTAAAATATTAA
- a CDS encoding Na(+)-translocating NADH-quinone reductase subunit C produces MAKFNKDSVGGTLTVVVVLSLICSLIVAGGAVLLKPAQEEQKALDKQKNILSVAGLLNANTPKTQIKEIYAKNIEPKIVDLATGEYVEGINNFDAKLAAKDPAQSVAISPEVDKAGLRTRAKYAEVYLVKNPDGQLNQVVIPIYGTGLWSVMYGFVSVQPDGNTLKGITFYDHGETPGLGGEIENPRWQANFIGKKLLNEKGESAITIAKGASIDKEHGIDALSGATLTSKGVDGTFKYWFGQNGFGPYLAKLKAGAN; encoded by the coding sequence ATGGCTAAGTTTAATAAAGATAGCGTTGGCGGGACTCTCACCGTCGTTGTAGTATTAAGTTTAATTTGTTCCTTAATTGTTGCGGGTGGCGCGGTATTATTAAAGCCTGCTCAAGAAGAACAAAAAGCCTTAGATAAACAAAAAAATATTCTGAGTGTCGCTGGTTTATTGAATGCAAATACACCGAAAACTCAGATTAAAGAAATTTATGCTAAAAACATTGAGCCGAAAATTGTTGATTTAGCAACGGGTGAATATGTTGAGGGTATAAATAATTTTGATGCTAAATTAGCTGCGAAAGATCCTGCACAAAGTGTTGCAATTTCACCTGAAGTAGATAAAGCAGGTTTACGAACACGAGCTAAATATGCTGAAGTATATCTAGTTAAAAATCCAGATGGGCAACTTAATCAAGTAGTTATTCCAATTTATGGAACTGGACTATGGTCTGTTATGTATGGTTTTGTTTCTGTTCAACCTGATGGTAATACTCTCAAAGGTATCACGTTCTATGATCATGGTGAAACACCAGGATTAGGCGGTGAAATTGAAAACCCTCGTTGGCAAGCAAATTTCATTGGCAAAAAATTGTTGAATGAAAAAGGTGAGTCAGCAATTACGATTGCTAAAGGGGCATCTATAGATAAAGAGCATGGTATTGATGCATTATCTGGAGCAACTTTAACTTCAAAAGGGGTTGATGGAACATTTAAATATTGGTTCGGTCAAAACGGCTTCGGTCCGTATTTAGCAAAATTAAAAGCGGGAGCTAACTAA
- the nqrE gene encoding NADH:ubiquinone reductase (Na(+)-transporting) subunit E, translating to MEHYISLFVKSVFIENMALSFFLGMCTFLAVSKKVSTAFGLGIAVVVVLGISVPANQLVYEHILKDGALIEGVDLTFLNFITFIGVIAAIVQVLEMILDKFFPALYSALGIFLPLITVNCAIFGGVSFMVQREYNFAESVVYGIGAGTGWMLAIVALAGLTEKMKYSDIPAGLRGLGITFITAGLMALGFMSFSGIQL from the coding sequence ATGGAACATTATATTAGTCTATTTGTTAAATCCGTATTTATTGAAAATATGGCGCTTTCTTTCTTCCTTGGAATGTGTACATTCCTCGCGGTATCAAAGAAAGTTTCAACAGCATTTGGCTTAGGTATTGCAGTTGTTGTTGTGTTAGGTATTTCTGTACCTGCAAACCAGTTGGTTTACGAACATATTTTAAAAGATGGTGCATTAATTGAAGGTGTGGATTTAACATTCCTTAACTTCATTACGTTTATTGGTGTAATCGCGGCAATCGTACAAGTGTTGGAGATGATTTTAGATAAATTCTTTCCAGCTCTTTACAGTGCATTAGGTATCTTCCTACCATTGATTACCGTAAACTGTGCAATTTTCGGTGGCGTATCATTTATGGTTCAGCGTGAATATAATTTCGCTGAATCTGTTGTGTATGGTATCGGTGCAGGTACTGGTTGGATGTTAGCTATTGTAGCACTTGCAGGTTTAACTGAAAAAATGAAATATTCAGATATTCCAGCGGGCTTGCGTGGATTGGGTATTACCTTTATTACTGCAGGCTTAATGGCGCTTGGGTTTATGTCTTTCTCAGGCATTCAATTATAA